A window of Corythoichthys intestinalis isolate RoL2023-P3 chromosome 14, ASM3026506v1, whole genome shotgun sequence contains these coding sequences:
- the fastk gene encoding fas-activated serine/threonine kinase — protein MLRGSGGWHFLSRAGVAAMYAHRPYGIGGGVKAAKGGGLITEAVFPQPQQHRAPLPAHLLYPGPRGARFQPHLVPMPPRWPSPRANPHAHAGAKKKTWNFIHEKMSYDTFFTMKRLIERSRRPDEVLRWLAQNPAKISHNHYAVALHKIAQLLQVPPPPPAAEVLPPCGRQVLEQQDFLSLCDAIVNDCPNFDNFSVVNCLYAVAALGLSGDCALVAALEAECHARLAHFNQKDVSMVFSSSVKLHPGGQNPLAEACLPGLEKNLEREHHPQTLFLLLSYYRLKWRSLSVREGDRAAPDPQRVMANRKILRVVKHTLASVSGVRDQEMALLDEMLAACAGEADNKSLEFIFSSQLFYQNRQERFIRSLAEELPKKEESLSASTMSLISKYVARHRLRETPLLDVIANFLVRKAEHLDSKVIQKLVFPFSRMSYRPSDEEEFFRVLEEVLESKALSSPLATVNILMSLFQLGRFPGAVLHQVFSPAFISNVTNSPYALIVRRYLSLLDAALQLEHPHYQGPRLHPDLKVLMFHHALTADEVNRKYSYKGVVAEALRQLLGEENYKQDQVLPPGYYIDFLLWMDASGRVLPIQSDGASADDIHELSTSFAALDAGTWEVTVGTTEPGGAPSDFGQQYYVTGSEYLSEERLSDSRESSTLSSPPSDGPPPPPGDPPSTAGAATPNSLFQFSVGNISENEASAGTPGELQSTPFYEAGRPSDGSAPQGEAPSPPLAEEKQIRRLVISVNDKWHYCHNSCILVGSRAMRDRHLRLLGYAILQLPFHELEKLNGIEEVKTYLRAKLQDGPS, from the exons ATGTTACGTGGGTCCGGCGGGTGGCACTTCCTGAGTCGAGCCGGTGTTGCCGCCATGTACGCGCACCGCCCATACGGCATCGGAGGCGGAGTCAAAGCGGCAAAAGGGGGCGGGCTCATAACCGAGGCGGTGTTCCCTCAGCCTCAACAGCACCGGGCGCCGCTCCCCGCCCACCTGCTGTACCCAGGCCCCCGAGGAGCACGCTTTCAGCCACACCTGGTGCCGATGCCGCCCCGCTGGCCGTCCCCCCGCGCCAACCCCCACGCGCACGCGGGCGCCAAGAAGAAGACGTGGAACTTCATCCACGAGAAGATGAGTTATGACACTTTCTTCACCATGAAGCGTCTCATCGAGCGCTCGCGCCGCCCAGATGAGGTCCTGCGCTGGCTTGCTCAGAACCCGGCCAAGATCTCCCACAACCACTACGCCGTCGCGTTGCACAAGATAGCTCAGCTGCTGCAGGTCCCTCCGCCGCCGCCTGCCGCTGAAGTTTTACCGCCGTGTGGCCGTCAGGTTCTAGAGCAACAGGACTTCCTGTCGCTGTGCGACGCTATCGTCAACGACTGCCCCAACTTTGACAATTTCAGCGTGGTCAACTGCCTCTACGCCGTCGCCGCACTTG GCCTCTCCGGCGACTGCGCGCTGGTGGCCGCCCTGGAGGCTGAATGTCACGCCCGCTTGGCTCATTTCAACCAAAAGGACGTGTCAATGGTGTTCAGTTCCAGCGTCAAACTGCATCCGGGCGGGCAGAACCCGCTGGCGGAGGCCTGCTTGCCGGGCCTGGAGAAGAACCTGGAGCGAGAGCACCACCCGCAGACGCTCTTCCTGCTGCTATCCTACTACCGCCTGAAATGGCGCTCTTTGTCAGTGCGGGAGGGAGACCGGGCAGCGCCCGACCCCCAGCGGGTGATGGCCAACAG GAAGATCTTGCGTGTGGTTAAACACACACTAGCCAGCGTCAGCGGCGTGCGCGACCAGGAAATGGCACTGCTGGACGAGATGTTGGCGGCGTGCGCTGGGGAAGCCGACAACAAAAGCTTGGAGTTCATCTTCAGCTCACAACTCTTCTACCAGAACAGGCAGGAGAGGTTCATCCGAAGCCTGGCAG AGGAGCTTCCCAAGAAGGAGGAGAGTCTGAGCGCTTCCACCATGTCGCTGATCTCCAAGTACGTGGCGCGCCACCGGCTTCGAGAGACGCCGCTACTCGACGTCATTGCCAACTTCCTGGTCAGGAAGGCGGAGCACCTGGACAGCAAG GTGATCCAGAAGCTGGTGTTTCCCTTCAGCAGGATGAGCTACCGTCCGTCTGATGAGGAGGAGTTCTTCCGAGTTCTGGAAGAGGTTCTGGAGTCCAAGGCGTTGAGCTCGCCTTTGGCCACCGTCAACATCCTCATGTCGCTCTTCCAACTAGGCCGCTTCCCGGGTGCCGTCCTGCACCAGGTTTTCTCTCCCGCCTTCATCAGCAACGTCACCA ACAGCCCCTACGCACTCATCGTGCGCCGCTACCTCTCCTTGCTGGACGCAGCCCTGCAGCTGGAGCACCCCCATTACCAGGGCCCCCGCCTGCACCCTGACCTTAAGGTGCTCATGTTTCATCACGCGCTCACCGCTGACGAGGTCAACCGCAAATACAG TTATAAAGGCGTCGTGGCGGAGGCTTTGCGGCAGCTTCTTGGAGAAGAAAACTACAAGCAGGATCAAGTACTGCCTCCGGGATACTACATAG ACTTCTTGCTCTGGATGGACGCGTCGGGTCGGGTTCTTCCCATCCAGTCGGACGGAGCTTCGGCGGACGACATCCACGAGTTGTCAACTTCCTTCGCCGCGCTGGACGCTGGCACCTGGGAGGTGACTGTGGGCACCACCGAGCCTGGAGGAGCCCCCTCGGACTTTGGACAACAGTACTACGTTACCGGCTCCGAGTACCTCTCCGAGGAGCGCTTGTCAGACAGCAGGGAAAGCTCCACGCTTAGCAGCCCGCCCTCTGATGGGCCGCCGCCCCCGCCTGGAGACCCACCCTCCACAGCTGGCGCTGCTACACCTAACTCCCTCTTCCAATTCTCCGTCGGGAACATCTCTGAAAATGAGGCAAGTGCAGGAACTCCCGGGGAGCTTCAGTCTACACCTTTCTACGAGGCAGGGAGGCCTAGCGACGGCTCCGCGCCCCAAGGAGAGGCTCCATCGCCGCCCCTTGCAGAAGAGAAGCAAATAAGGAG GCTGGTGATCTCAGTGAACGACAAGTGGCACTACTGCCACAACTCCTGCATCCTGGTGGGCTCTCGCGCCATGAGGGACCGCCACTTGAGGTTATTGGGCTACGCCATCCTGCAG CTACCCTTCCACGAGCTGGAGAAGCTGAACGGAATCGAAGAGGTCAAGACGTATCTCCGCGCTAAACTCCAAGACGGCCCGTCATGA